In Pleurodeles waltl isolate 20211129_DDA chromosome 5, aPleWal1.hap1.20221129, whole genome shotgun sequence, the DNA window AATTTCACAGGTGTAGGTGTTTTTCCATCACCTAGCACGATCAGACTTTCCTTAAAATACATTATTAACTCACCATGTAGCATCACATTAAGGCTAATTATCTAGCACTAATGCAGTGTTGTGCAGATGTGAGTGCTAACTGGTTCAAAAAGGTTATTATATCCACCCTGGTGTGATGAACAGTTTATGCTATTGAGATGGCAGCCCTTTTTAATCTAGTTAGCTTTGATGCTGTGTTGTGCACATCACTGTGTTAGGATTGCTAATAAACTCTGTTGAGGTAGAGAAAATTATACGTGTATCAGCTCATCACTGAGGTGAGTTGAGGAATACTTTGTCATATGGCTAATTACAATTCTATAAAATGCCTTTTGCTTGCTACATAATTGATGTAGTGCAGTTTCTGCTGAGATTGTGGTGCTACTGGAAGCTCTGAGCGAAGGTTTCATTCTGCATGTACACACTGTTAATCCACAGGACCCTTCATCATTGCCATTTTGTGCAAAGGAGAGCATGAACATAGTTAACCGGTTGAAAATGTTATAGTATATGTCTATTACAAGTATGGATTTCAGGTAGTGTGTTTTTGTGCAGTATGCATGATCTTATAGGGGataaataaatatttgttaaaTTCCTGGATATTTTAGGCCAGTTTTGGCAGGGATTAAAGTAGTTTAAATATGAATATGGACTTCATTGGTACATGACTCCAGGTCCTAATTTATGAACAGTATTACCTTCTCCCTGTATCCAGTCTGATAAGTATTTTCTCTTAGATTtcctacatttaggccctcattacaagtttggcggtctgataAGCTGACCGTTCCACTCACGGGGATGAGACTGCCATATACTCGGTGGCTTCacccccagccgtattacgatgttcccactgggctgactggcggaacaTTGGATTAGGacattcccgccggtcagcccggcaggaacagtgctacggtactgGCGAGGCCAATACTTAGCacagcagcaccctcagaatgcgcacagaATGTTCCTCTGAAAAGCTCCAGCATCTGTGGAAAAACAACAAAGTcctattccaagggtgctggacagaGGGGCCCATGCACCACATAGACATGATCGTGGGCAGTGGAGGGCCCCCCTGCATCCCCCATCACTtcctctccaccagtcttttcatggcagttataccaccatgaaaaggctggcagaaaggggacttgtgatcagcacagcggagcTGAACTCAGGGCCGCTGTGGCTGACTACGAATCCGACCACCGTCAGCACACTGGGtacagatggtggtcccctggcggttggaatgtggcagatggaccacctggagtgcggctgTCCGACTGCAACCACCACCAGCCTCTCAATGAGGCCCTTGGAGTCAATGTTTGTAAAGTTTTGTGGTGTCTTTGTGGATTTACAGGTTGTAATTTACTTCAAACATGCACACTCAGAGTTTGCAAAAATCATGAACCACCTCACTTGTTGCAAAACCTTAAAAACACTCCACATAGTTTAGGGCTTATTAAAAGTTTCAGTTtacactctgtgaactttacctaAACATTTATATTCAAAAGCTCTTTTCTTAAATCATTATGCTAGGATTCTATTCACACACTTTTTCCAGGTGCTGTTCCAGTATTTCTACTTTTGTGCATGTGCTTCGATTTTGTTCTTAGTTCTGTAAAAGCAAGAAAGGCGCTAGGCATTGTCTATAAAGTATAAAATATGTCCCTTCAAATTAATATTTTTATCATATTTATAAGATCAGTCAGGCGCCTTTGATGGTTTAAGCTGCTGTTTAGGGTTATGTTTTCTGCATGCGCACAAGGATCTCAGGAACCTTATTTCTGAGCCTCAGCAGGGTCAAGCAATATATTTTAATACTTACAACAGAATGGCAGGTGAATTTAACTTTGATGTGTTAGTTTTGCCATGCTTCCGGACTATGCACATCATGACGTGTGGAATTTTTTAATgtgtcctacaagatgtttcttCTCTCTGAAGCTCGTTCCACATTCCAAACATGGATAAGGCGTTTCTCCTGAATGTATTCTTTGATGAATAGTAAGACTTCCCTTCTGAGTAAAGCTCTTCTCACACTCATCACATTGATAAGGTTTTTCTCCTGTATGTTTTGTTTGATGCCGAACTAGGTGGGTCGTACAAGTAAAAGCTTTACCACATTCAGTACACTGATAAGACCGAGGACCTGTTCTTGTCCGCTGGTACTTCATAAGATTGGTTTTCCTTCTACTTTTGGAAGATTCCTGATTGCTTTTCAACTTTAATGCTTTACTGAAACTGCTTTCACTTTGAATGTTAATCTTTGTAAGATTCTCATTCATTTCTGAAAATAGTGGGCTGCTTGAGTATGTTCCTTTGTGCGAAATCTCGAACACCGTAACTTTCTCTTTTTCCAACGAATCTTTGCCTGGTGCTTTTGTTTCAACACAATGCATAGAGTCTTCATTGCTCACATTCCGGATCATCATACCACCGGCTTAGGGAGAAAAATTAGATTACCTGTGTTAGCTCTCTGGGTATTTTAAAACACTACTTCGCTTAATATTCCATAGTACACTTAATGCAAGTATTAAAAAACAGTTGTAAATTTTTCCAAGCCAACAAgtaaataaaatgtttataaataggaaacagcattaaaaaaagGTTGAAACTCTATAACACTGGACAACCAAGTGAGTCTTTTCAGTAGAAAAGGAAACAGATTCAGgtaaggggcaggagggacattttAACACGTAAACAAAGCATAATGAATATAGTACTTACGAAGATGTACAGAGTGTAAGATGCTATTTATTACCTTTGATGAGTGTGGGGAGGGGCTCACAAGAGACGAAGCCTTGTGTAGTTCATGATAGCCATCTTCTCCCTCAGCGTTGGTGAAAAAATAGCATACTATACACTGTGCATTTGCTTATGTCATGGCATTGTCATGTATATTTGGTTTAACCAAATGTATTTAACCAAAACCAAGATTTAAATGGTTAAATTTGTGCTGTAAGTTGAGATCACATTTAAGATGTCTCCTTATCTTTAGGAGGGATGTTACCCCGTGTAAAGTAATTGGCACATGCGCTCTGTGAGGTACCAAAGAGTGTTTTTCTTATGTTTATTCTGCTGTAGTCTGGTAATAAACTAAAATTTTATTTTCACACTGCAGTAATAAAAGATAGTACAGTTTTCCTAAATACATGTGTTGTTGGGCCATATCTACTTTTACTCCCATGCCATAAACAGTAATATATAAACTAAAGATAATGTTTAGTATGACAGTACTACAAAGAAAATGCAACGTTCTATTGCACATTGGAGAACAGGCCTACAAAAATGTGGACGAGTGATACAATTACGTTTTTCTCCCACGTGATCTACCTTTGCTAAATCAGAAGTGAGTTACTCATTTATAGTGGTAAGCTCTTCATTTGCACAAGAACTATACAGGACAACTGGCAGAAAGGTTGGCAAAGGGATTCTCTGTAGTACTAAAGGAGACAGCCCACCCACCAAGAATCCCTAAAGCTGACTATCTGTATACTTGATGACAATCAGTGCCAGTGCAGACCTTACAACCTTGTTTGCTTTCCTTATGGAAGAATAATGGGCAACAGGCTACACAGAATTGCAGcactgtttctttttttatatatagccACATTTATTGCTTTTGTATGCAAACAGACATGTACACACAAACTCAATCTGACAGCCGCCACGCTCTCCCCCCACACCTGTTGCCCATCCCACATTGCTGAATATCCTGTCACCCAACCAAATCATCCCCTGACTACAGTCCACAAAATTCTCACCACTCGCCCCACACACTGGCATGCTTCTTGGGGCAGCCTCTGATCTTGTAAATAGGTTTCTCTGGTTGTGAGCACTGGTTCCTTGCCCTCCTCCAACCTGGTAATGTAGGAAGATTAGAGGAGTTCTCTCCAGCAAAGTTTCTCTTGGCCAGGACAGTTGCTAGCCCCATTCCCCCAACCTGAGCTTCCCTCTCGGACCCATTAAACCTAGCAGTGCCACTTACAGGTCAACTCAATATGTCTGCCAAACATTCTGCTGAGGGATGGAGAAATACTGCCCGAGTATTTTGTGGTGACTGGGCAGAAATCTGCTTCCAGGTGTGCGTGCCGAAAACAAGTAGGCTCAGGAAGCTTGCCGGTGTGCCACAAGTGTTGAGTTTTGAGTTAAGTTATGTGCAGGTTATGCAGCAGGTTATGCAGCTGAATAAGCCAGAGCCTAGTGAATAATGTGATTTCACATGGGGACATTCGCACCTCAACTCCAGTCAACCTCCTCCAGAGCTCCCAACCATCCCTCCCAATTCAGTCTCAGGGTTCAGAACCTGTCAGGCGCTTTATTTATAAGTGAACGGTACATCTCAGAGATGCCTCCAGTGCCTAAAGCACCTATCATCAACTGGGCCTCAAGTGGACTGAACTTGGGCTGCTGCAGAAGCTCCTATTGCTAAGGTCCCTGTGTGTGCCGgatttgtaaatatttgtgaattggGTGCAAGCAAGTTGCAATTGTGCCTGCAAGTCTTGAAAGTTTTCATATGGGtcggagaaattagccaaaaaacagctaaATTTAGCTTTTTAGGGGACAATTGTGAAAAAgtgatgcagaagaaagcatctgtttttccctgcaaatggcatcaacaaaggctttgcagtgctaaaatcaccatctttccagctttcaggaacaggcggacttaaatcaaaaaaacatatttttcaacacacttttcatattttactggaacatagctcattttttttaaaaatgttgtgctttcaacctctgTTCAgtaagtggtagaaatgggtgtgaaattaaTGGTGGATCATGGAAAGCTACACATTTaacaaaagtagacaatattctaaattcaacaaggggcaatttgtgttgatccttcaaggttttcttatagaTATTAACAGTTGAAATCaggagttaaaaaaacagccatttgtgtctaccttttcatctgtaacttctaactatggcagattttcacaaGCAATATACAGTGGTGTTCGCTGGGCCCATCTGGTTgcaggacatatagggcttgtgggttcaccaAGAAACCTATGtttccagagccaataactgagctgcaccttgcaatactttttttcattttgtacagGGCATACAGTaaataatttggtaaaatataaagagtgaaaaataggtatcaaggagatATATGTATATTTCCGAAAGGgggacaagatatggagtttagaagcagcagttatttgcacatttctgaatttggggatacccatactagcatatgaattagagggcatttctcaaaatgacctcTTTGTTACACACTAACTTATGTTTGGAAGGcacacatgtagagaaagacaatgggtaataacacttgttctactattctgtgctcccttaagtctcccgacaaaaatggtatcccacttgtgtgggtaggcctagtgcctgcgacaggaaatggcccaatacacaacatggacactgcacatttttccactgaaaagtgaCCTTTTCTTtcccaatgtgcctagctgtggatttagggctCTAGTttagcctagcaaacctgtacattttttaaaactagacacctagggaaatcaaggatggggtgacttgtgtggctctcaccaggttctgttacctagaatctcttgcaaacttcaaaacttaaaaaaaaaaagaaaaaaaacattttcctcacatttctatgatggacaTTTCtcaaatctgaggggagtcacaaacttcattccacccagcattcccccaagtctcccgataaaaatggtaccgcacttgtgtgggtaggcctagtccatgcgacaggaaatgtcccaaaacgtaacatggacacatgacattttcccacccAAAACggacccttttattttattttttttaattttctttacagtgtgcctatctgtggattttggtcctagctcagccggcacctagggaaacctagcaaacctgtacatttttttaaaactaggtcccaggtgaatccaggatggtgtgacttgtgttggTTTCActaggttctattatccagaatgacttgcaaacctcaaactttgtctaaaaaacacatttacctcacatttctgtaatcaaaatttctggaatctgaggggatccacaaaattccttccacccagcactcccccacgtctcttgataaaaatggtacctcacttgtatgtgtaagcctagtggccgcaacaggaaatggtccaaaacacacatggacacatcacatttctcccctGAAAACTGACAATttgtttgcaatgtgcctagctgtggattgtgggtcctagctcagccggcacctagggaaacctagcaaacttgtacatttttgaaaactaaacacccaccCAGAGAAGCCAGGATGGGGTGACCCGTATagctctcaccacattctgttatccagaatcccttgcaaacctcaacactgatctaaaaaacacatttattttacatttctttgatggaaagtcctggaatcagaggggagccacaaatttcctaccacccagtgttcccctcgatctcatgataaaaatgatagctcacttgtggaggtaggccaagtgcctgcaacagggaagggcccaaaacgtgtcgaaattgagggtgaaccaaagccggtccaaaaagactgtttttatttcatgtgtgtttaggctgactctgctttggacatCCACACAAGTGGCACAAAGTTTTGATCAGTACAGAagtggcaatgctgggtggtaagaagtttGTGGATTCATGAGGATTCTGGAAGTTTTATAGGAAAAacgcatgatttcaggcaaagttggagatttgtgggtaagaaaagggtgtggggtacatgtgaagcacgccaccctCAACTTCCCAAGATGTTCCGTTTTTAGAAGTGTCTGAGTCTGGTAAGTTTTTCCATGGggcagcgtacccaagtccaaaaagtgcagctgctcaccagtGTAAGTGGAACGATATTGGGAGTttgccaagctctcctggcccatatgtaaaatcaacacacaaaaaagtcagatgtcttcttgcttgccattgggaggaGATTATTTTAGTCCTCGGGGtggaggggagcagaaagactgcttcacccttcagttggggtggggcataaccatgcctaccCCTCTCTAGGTTTTATTACCCGGTGTCCAGTGGGCCATCTGAGTGCCAAGGGGATGATCGGGGTAATTACCCtgtgaccccatttatttggggtggaggaatGGCCATGCCATGGTGAGCAgcccccactttaaaaaaaatattctctgtTGTCTACTGGGCTTTTCTCCCCAGGGGGGTAGATTGGAGGTAATTACCCTATGAAACACTTTGGGACCCATTTATGAGGAGTGGGGGGATGGCCATGTCCATGGTGGACAGTCCCCACTACTCTTTTATAAAAAACAatctccctagtgtctagtgggcttcttgcTTTCCCTGGGGGAAAGATTGGGGGCAAAACCTCCTTtcacacccgggggggcagaaagactgtgcctatttttcagggggtggggggcctGTTCTGGGCAGCTCCACTCCTAGACCTTtctaaaaaataatccctggtggctagtgggctttctacccccccgggggcagatagacTGTGCCTACTTTTGGAGTCGAGGGCATTGTTTTGCCCATTCTGATGAGCCCCCACCATTTACTAAATAAATAAAAGCCAATGATGGCTAGTGGGTTTTATGCCCCCCTGCCTCCCGGAGGCTAATTAGGGGCTATTGCACCCCATCTGgcactggggggcagaaagactatcaTTTAAAAAACTAAGAAGCAACaaaagcccttgcctaaggggctgctgccccctccctggtggcctagtggactggatacctccttTGGGATTACCCTCCTGAGGTGCTCCCGAAGTGGAGATTCACTAGGGAAAAGTACCTTTGGGAAGGGGAGATTCTACTCTTTCCAACTGTATCTTTCCCATTGAAATCAGTGCTCAGGAGGCTGGGATATGCCCCTGAGATCTGAAGAAAATGAAAGTAAATGATTGGCTAAGTTTACTTTAATTTtcgcctctaatgatgtcagcatgcacagcactccAATCGCCATTTAAGGGTAGGGATATGTTCCCAGCAACCAACATGCCTGTTGGGAGGCGTCCGACGCATGTAAGCACTGCGTCATCGGATGGCTCCCAGCCATCCGACACATGCAAATGGTTAAAAAGAAAAGTGCTGGAAATAGTTCCAAACTGCTGGACACTTGTGGACAGTCAGAGAAACGGTATACCAGGTGTGGGAGTAGCTTACACACTGTTGAATCTAAGAACTGTTATGCAGTAGGAAAAGAATGTAAACAggtcagatgcaaagggatttttgccagggtggcagcagtgacagagtAGGGAAGATAATGATGTAGAAGATGACAGAATGTTTTGCATAAATACTCAGGACAGTTTAGGAAAGAGATCTAGACCAAGGCAATGTTTATGATGAAGGCGAAAAGGTTCAGGTTCCCTTCATACAATTATACCCAGATGTCTCACTGACCAAAAGTACACCTACCTACTCCCCAAAGATATAAATCCCAGGGGGAATCAAGATGAGACTATAGATATTATAGGATATACACCAACAAATATTAAGTTTCAAAATAGGAGTGTGAGAGGGAAGGTATATGTGGCAGAAAGTGGACCATTAATATTAGAATGGGAGCATCAATATGATTTTCACATAATCATCCCATTAATCCCAGAGCACTTAATCAGGGATGAGATTAACAAGGAAATGATTATGTCAAAACTTTTGGGGGCCTGGAATGGATCAGGATGTTGCTGAATGGGTAGTGCAATGAATGAATTGCAAAGATGGAGAGAAAAGATTACGTGTAGGGGAACAAACTGTAAAGGGAGAAATAGTGGATCAAGGTCTGCCATGGCATACAGTATATTTGAATTTCATTGGACCCTTGGGTGGAGTCACCACTGAGTTGAAATTTGCCCTCCTGTTGGCGGATGTACATTCCAAATGGCTGGTGGTAAAGTTAATGTGTGAAATTACGATAAAGGGCTACCATCAGGGTATTAGAGGACATTGTTAGAGAAGAGTACTCAGTGAAATTGATAACTGATAATGGAACACAGTTGACATCGGAGGAGATAACGACTTCTGAACTTGTGcgggagttttcattcacataaatCACTGTATAACCCTCACGCTAATGGCATTGTTGAGAAAGCCATCCACATGGTAAAGGGTGTGATTCAGATGGCTGCAGAAAGGAGAAACAATGTCAAGAGAATGGTGAAtgacttggtgtgagcataccgcACCACAGAGAATGGAGTTATAAAGAAAATTCAGTTCAGTGTGATGAGGGGATGGAAAGCTAATACCAAGATGTCACATGCATGGATAATTATGTTGGTGAGTCAAAAGGAGGAGGATAGCAAGGATTACAACTTTAATGGAACGTTTGGAAAAAGAATAAAGGGGGGTGATTTGGTGAAAGTGAATATGGGATGGATTGAAGGTAGTCTATTGGAGTTTTGTGGTCCATTTAGAGTGAGAAGAGTGCAGGGGCCGGTTGTTACTTTGGAGAAAGGGGAGCGAAGCAATTTGCATAGAATGGCTTTGTAAGGGAAAAAAATCTAGTGATGTGGCAAACCAGCTCGAGTGCAGCAACTAGGAAGTAGAGGAGAGTTGGAGTGGATTAATGATGATGAGGGACTGTGATATGTTGGGAAAGAATGTACAGGATGTGATTGTGAGAGGAAGTTGTAGTGTATGGAGTGCAAGAAGTGGGAGTTTGTAGACTTGCTTGGCGCAGAGTACCACCAAGGTACTTGAAGGACTTTGTTCGCGGTAAATCATACATACACAGGTTTTAAGTTAAGTTTCATTtggtcatattttttattttaaaaaatgtgtttttttctttttttgtaacgaGGGATGATGTGTTGTATCTTAGCACAGATTAGATTTAAGTATGGTAAGATAGTAATTGTAGCATTAAACCTAGATTTAGAATTACTAGTGTTTTAGCGCTCTTATGTTCTATTACTCTCCTGAGTTCTCTCTGGAGTCACTTGTTGGCTGGCTGAAGAGGGAGTCACCTGTGTCTCAAATAAATTACATATTAGAACCATCCATTGACTGCAGAAGTTTGAATCTCAAGAGGTACTTTGGTCAATTTGGtggatacagtaaaaaaaaaaaaaacacaactatacAAATGAATGTGTTTGGATCAGGGGAGTGCACTGTGGATGCGTCAATGTAGACATAGGCTAAGTTAGAAATGCTTCCTATCTGTTTCCTAGTTTGCTGTACTAAAAGAGCTTTCGGCTGTGTAATGTTGACAAACAAGAAAACTTGAGATGTCAGACGTAGTGGCATTTCTACTATGTTTATGATGTTTGCAAGTGATATTCTATCTTAACTAACATCTAAGGTTTTATAAGAGGCCACATGATTACTTATTAGCTATGGAACGTAAGCCTATCAGTGTCCTACATATTACCAATAAAGTTTCACAGATAACAGCCTTAAGACAATGATACATATGTATGGTAGAAGCCAAACTAAAATACCTAGAATTATGGCCCCTTACAATGTAGAGACACTGTTTGAAAATAATGTCTCCACTTTTATGAAAACACTGATAAAAGACCAGGATATGTGGAAAAAAGGCACACTGTTTTGATCAAAAAGGATGAAAGTGACCAAAATCCATGTCCCTCGAAGATACTCTTCCTGAACACCCTCAATGGATCATCCACAATAGAGTTTAAATTAATTTGAGGGGGAAAAGAACAAAAACGCAATTTTCCCTACAGAACAACAGGTGACTGATTTAAGGATTTCAGACCAAACTATGAAGAACAACAGCTAGAAGTACAAGTTGATCAAATGATTACACAATAGACATGACAATTCCAAAGGCTTATGTACCACCAACATACTGTTTCGGTCACACAAATATACACTCCttagtatcataagaaaacatccATCCTTAAAAACAATATGACTGGAAAAAAACAGACATCACATCACATATCCATCTTCCTTACTCCTTTAAATTCCATCTGTTAGAGCCTCATAAAAGAAGGAGGTGGGGTAACAGAGAGTGGGCAATTCATTCAGAGTTGGAAACTTCACTGATTAAGAGAATGTACAGCTGTATTTTCAAAAATTTGAATATTAAAATATCCAGAGACATGGAAGCAGCGATGTCTGAATTGTGTGCTTCACATATGTGGTTTGCAGTGGGTCACTGTAAAGGCCAGAAAGGCCACCCCTGCTGCTCTGAAGTGTATGATGTTTAGCTCTGCGTGGCTTCTGAAACGTGAACATTTGTGGCTGCACAGCCTCACAAGAGAAGATACAGGGTAATGGCTGCTGTTGTAACGCACGTAAGAGCGAGCACCGCTGGTAGTGAATAGTAGATTTATTCATGAATACACAAGTCTGTATAAATCACCCCAGACCGCCCCAGGTGTCCTTTCAACTGTCGCCCCAACGGACAATCTACCATTATTCTAAAGAACACTAATACAACACATTCCACAAGAGAACAATAAGGTAAACAAAATAGTAGAGTTCCTAATAAACATAAATACagcgtatatatttatatatatatagcatgaTACTTATTTCCTGTAACATAAAATACCTAATGTATGCTTCGTGAAACTTTGTGACTGCTACATGCTGGCCTGTTCATCTGACTGCCTTCACCTAAGAAGGAAATTTGATTGGGACACACAAAGGAGTAGATCGGTGGAATATACATAGAAGGCTGTCAAGAACACATAAGGTGAATAGTGGGCAAGGGGCTAAAAACCACCTGAGAGATATGGGAAGATTCCTACAGGACCAAATGCATGGCACACCAAACAAATCCACCTGTTCTGCCATCTGATAAAAAGGTCCAAAGGTAAAAGACTGCAATGGAGACAAAAGCAGGGCTGCAGTAAGGGAGAGGGCAAGCAAGGTTCTGGGTACTTGCTGGAACCCCTCTCTAGCAGTGCTACTACGATACACCACTACTGACTATCAGTAAGACTTTCCATAGTCTTCATCTATTCCCCAGTGCAACCTGCATTAATGTCAGCAAAACTGTGAGTACATTAGCCTGTGGGGTGTGGTCAGTAAGTGCTTATCTTCTGCATTTGTGCCCTCTAGGGGGTGGTTCTATACTACAATTGCAACAACAAACTTCATGGGATACACGCACCTGGGCAACAGCACTATGAGTTCCTCTGTATCCACTGTGATGGTACTAGACAGCCTACTGGGTTTATCTTTTCTCCATATAGTCCACATATGAACTGCACAAGGCCTCTCACACCTAGGCTGGCACCAGTTGTGCTCCCAAACGGAACAcgtaaaaagtatataaaaagcagCAGAGAGGAACCACATGTTGGCCCAAAGAGAAACTCACTGGATTATATTTTTTTTGTACTACGCAACTGCGTGGGCTTGATGACAGAGTATATATGAAATGGTTATTTGATAATAAACTACCATAAAGAGAGAGAAAATACTCTAAGGAAGAAGTCATATGACTGGAAATGAAGAGTTGAGTGTTCAGTACAGAAAAGTAACTTGAAAACCAAGAGGTAATGATGTTTGGTAAGCTGTGCGGTTAAATATGGCCTTTTATATTTTCAGGGAAGGATAACAAAAATTTGAGAGTTTTTTATGAAATGCTTGTGTTT includes these proteins:
- the LOC138296313 gene encoding zinc finger protein 583-like isoform X2 — translated: MLLEDPQKVTLHDVAAYFSEEEWKLLQEWQRELYKNVMNEIHQALISLGPLIASSVYSLRVKGKEDLCHVDKRDHERSHRGCPSASATEVISVVIKDEDVEDKENAETRKNMTSPTAPDPVITSVFSLSEKPRNEINFQEEPEPEEENMADPVITFVCSLSNEPEDEMNFQEEPKCQTMAGGMMIRNVSNEDSMHCVETKAPGKDSLEKEKVTVFEISHKGTYSSSPLFSEMNENLTKINIQSESSFSKALKLKSNQESSKSRRKTNLMKYQRTRTGPRSYQCTECGKAFTCTTHLVRHQTKHTGEKPYQCDECEKSFTQKGSLTIHQRIHSGETPYPCLECGTSFREKKHLVGHIKKFHTS
- the LOC138296313 gene encoding zinc finger protein 570-like isoform X1; this encodes MLLEDPQKVTLHDVAAYFSEEEWKLLQEWQRELYKNVMNEIHQALISLGPLIASSVYSLRVKGKEDLCHVDKRDHERSHRGCPSASAATEVISVVIKDEDVEDKENAETRKNMTSPTAPDPVITSVFSLSEKPRNEINFQEEPEPEEENMADPVITFVCSLSNEPEDEMNFQEEPKCQTMAGGMMIRNVSNEDSMHCVETKAPGKDSLEKEKVTVFEISHKGTYSSSPLFSEMNENLTKINIQSESSFSKALKLKSNQESSKSRRKTNLMKYQRTRTGPRSYQCTECGKAFTCTTHLVRHQTKHTGEKPYQCDECEKSFTQKGSLTIHQRIHSGETPYPCLECGTSFREKKHLVGHIKKFHTS